The following are encoded in a window of Cycloclasticus pugetii PS-1 genomic DNA:
- a CDS encoding cupredoxin domain-containing protein: MMIINLLGLLLIALIVWWFWVYKPQAVSVDKNTVTVVVDNGTYEPSRIRLVAGQDTTLRFLRKDASPCAATVVFADFDISEELPLNKPKDISLPPLASGEYSFTCQMQMYRGALIVNENGD, encoded by the coding sequence ATGATGATCATTAACCTGTTGGGCCTGCTACTGATCGCACTGATTGTTTGGTGGTTTTGGGTTTATAAGCCGCAGGCAGTTTCAGTGGATAAAAACACCGTGACCGTCGTGGTAGATAACGGTACCTATGAGCCTTCAAGAATTCGATTAGTGGCAGGCCAGGACACGACGCTACGCTTCCTCCGCAAAGATGCATCGCCTTGTGCGGCGACCGTGGTTTTTGCAGATTTCGATATCAGTGAAGAGTTGCCATTAAATAAACCCAAAGACATCAGCCTGCCGCCCCTGGCATCAGGTGAATACTCTTTCACTTGCCAAATGCAAATGTATCGAGGCGCGCTGATTGTTAACGAGAACGGAGATTAA
- a CDS encoding c-type cytochrome yields the protein MKTVKYLILIVIGVFAGGAIYVYSGAYPMGADVPHNKLTYWLLETVREQSIKRAAQNISVPSLDDPEMLLAGGPDYNDMCVACHLKPGKIQSDMSIGMYPAPPNLSKKEDEHGHDHADSEQSARRQFWIIKHGIKASGMPAWGPTHDDQRIWAMVAFLQKLPDLTPEQYQILTARDETNGSSHH from the coding sequence ATGAAAACAGTGAAATACCTCATTCTTATTGTCATCGGTGTATTCGCAGGTGGAGCAATTTATGTGTATTCCGGTGCTTATCCAATGGGAGCCGATGTGCCTCACAATAAGTTGACTTATTGGCTCTTGGAAACGGTGCGCGAACAATCAATCAAGAGGGCAGCACAAAACATAAGTGTTCCTTCGTTAGATGACCCAGAGATGCTTCTGGCGGGTGGGCCGGACTATAACGATATGTGTGTCGCTTGCCACCTAAAACCCGGAAAAATACAAAGTGATATGAGTATAGGCATGTATCCCGCACCGCCTAATCTCAGTAAAAAAGAAGATGAGCATGGGCACGATCATGCTGATTCCGAGCAAAGCGCTCGACGTCAATTCTGGATTATTAAACACGGAATTAAGGCGTCCGGTATGCCGGCTTGGGGACCGACACATGACGATCAGCGCATTTGGGCAATGGTCGCGTTTTTACAAAAATTGCCCGACTTAACTCCAGAGCAATATCAAATCCTTACAGCACGAGACGAAACCAATGGTTCGTCACATCACTAA
- a CDS encoding copper resistance protein B → MKLFNRQSPNSLMYNRKFCLSTLIVSLLLGSANHVLAGAKDDPLLTKVLIDQLEVHNADDGNPWVLDGQGWIGKDLQKLWLKAEVERNDGETEEAELQALYSQAIAPFWDVQVGLRQDFQPTPNRSWAVFGFQGLAPYFFEIDTALFIGESGRTALRLEAEYELLFTQRLILTPEIEVNFYGQNDEDLGIGSGLSDVEAGLRLRYEIRREFAPYIGVNWNKSFGNTADFTRAEGGDTDDLQWVIGVRAWF, encoded by the coding sequence ATGAAGTTATTTAATAGACAATCACCAAACTCACTCATGTATAACAGGAAATTCTGCTTATCCACACTTATCGTATCTTTGTTGCTGGGTTCTGCAAACCATGTGTTAGCGGGCGCTAAGGATGATCCGCTATTAACTAAGGTGCTAATTGATCAACTTGAAGTGCACAACGCAGATGATGGCAATCCGTGGGTTTTGGATGGGCAAGGTTGGATTGGAAAAGATTTGCAAAAGCTATGGCTCAAGGCAGAAGTAGAACGAAATGATGGAGAAACCGAGGAAGCCGAATTGCAGGCACTCTACAGTCAGGCAATAGCACCGTTTTGGGATGTACAGGTGGGGTTACGGCAGGACTTTCAGCCCACTCCGAATCGGAGCTGGGCGGTCTTTGGTTTTCAAGGTCTCGCGCCCTATTTTTTTGAAATCGACACAGCATTATTTATCGGAGAAAGTGGGCGTACTGCATTACGACTGGAAGCCGAGTATGAACTGTTGTTTACCCAGCGGCTGATTTTAACGCCTGAGATCGAAGTCAATTTTTATGGGCAAAACGATGAAGATCTCGGCATCGGTTCCGGTCTTTCTGATGTTGAGGCTGGATTAAGGTTGCGCTACGAAATTCGACGTGAATTCGCCCCATACATAGGTGTTAACTGGAACAAAAGTTTTGGTAATACCGCTGACTTCACGCGTGCCGAAGGAGGGGACACCGATGATCTCCAATGGGTGATAGGCGTGCGGGCATGGTTTTAA
- a CDS encoding heavy metal translocating P-type ATPase, protein MQPTDIHVLDKANGLQETEYLRIHGASCASCVSKIEGALHKVDGVKEAVMNLAQSTVSVTGHATAEAMINAIRAAGYDAESITDSSDQSVLDEKEKADEAYHKRLMREMWIALSLGVPLMIYSLVVGEMTVTTTMERAVWLIVGLLTFGVMFFAGRHFYIGAWKSFANHSANMDTLIALGTGTAWIYSMFVVFFPSLVPEMARHVYFEATAMIIGLINLGLALEIKARGRTSEAIKRLIGLQPKTARVVRNGEEVDIAIERVQLGDHVRVRPGEKISVDGIVSDGLTAVDESMLTGEPMPVEKATGDEVVAGTINKSGSILFKATRVGKDTALAQIIDMVKRAQNSKPPIGRLADVISAYFVPVVMIIAVISALVWLNFGPDPRVAFAIVSATTVLIIACPCALGLATPMSVMVGVGKAAEAGVLIRNGEALQTASKVTAMILDKTGTITLGQPAVTDIELVHENNESKVLRLAASLEAGSEHPLALSIIESAKSRGLELEPVEQFHSVTGHGVEGIVDGHALLFGNEKLMRDRGVDIEQYLPSAQRMASLAQTPMYLAVDDQLAAIIAVSDPIKEDSIEAIKRLQKNGVRVVMLTGDNRATAKAVAEKVGITEYFAEVLPDQKSDKVAELQGQGEIVGMTGDGINDAPALALANVGFAIGTGTDVAIESADITLMRGSLHGLADAIAVSKATLSNIKQNLLGAFIYNVAGVPVAAGVLYPFLGLLLSPVIAGAAMAFSSLTVVTNANRLRLFTAQKH, encoded by the coding sequence ATGCAACCAACCGATATTCACGTATTAGATAAAGCCAATGGCCTGCAGGAGACCGAATATCTCCGGATTCACGGCGCGTCCTGTGCTAGCTGTGTGAGCAAGATTGAAGGCGCGCTACACAAGGTTGACGGCGTTAAAGAGGCGGTGATGAACCTGGCACAGAGCACGGTTTCTGTTACAGGTCATGCTACAGCCGAAGCGATGATTAATGCAATTAGGGCTGCTGGTTATGATGCGGAAAGCATCACCGATAGCTCGGATCAGAGTGTGCTCGATGAAAAGGAAAAAGCCGACGAGGCATATCACAAGCGCTTGATGCGGGAAATGTGGATTGCGCTATCCCTTGGTGTGCCATTGATGATCTACAGCCTGGTTGTCGGAGAGATGACCGTTACCACAACGATGGAACGAGCGGTGTGGTTGATTGTTGGTCTTTTGACATTTGGCGTGATGTTTTTCGCAGGCAGGCATTTCTATATCGGTGCCTGGAAGTCTTTTGCCAATCACAGCGCCAACATGGATACCTTGATTGCCTTGGGTACGGGCACCGCATGGATCTACTCCATGTTTGTCGTGTTCTTTCCCTCGCTGGTGCCGGAAATGGCGCGGCACGTCTATTTTGAAGCGACAGCCATGATTATCGGCTTGATCAACCTTGGCCTAGCGCTGGAAATTAAAGCGCGTGGTAGGACATCGGAAGCAATAAAGCGCTTAATTGGATTGCAGCCAAAAACGGCTAGGGTTGTGCGCAATGGTGAAGAGGTGGACATTGCCATCGAACGGGTGCAACTCGGTGATCACGTTAGAGTGCGTCCCGGCGAGAAAATATCGGTTGATGGCATTGTTTCGGACGGCCTGACAGCGGTAGATGAATCCATGCTGACCGGTGAACCCATGCCCGTAGAAAAGGCAACAGGTGATGAAGTGGTTGCCGGTACGATCAATAAGAGTGGTTCGATTCTCTTTAAAGCCACGCGGGTGGGTAAAGACACCGCGCTGGCGCAGATCATAGACATGGTAAAACGGGCGCAAAATTCAAAGCCGCCTATTGGCCGTTTAGCCGATGTTATTTCCGCGTACTTTGTCCCTGTCGTGATGATTATTGCTGTGATCAGCGCATTGGTTTGGCTGAATTTCGGCCCTGATCCCCGAGTAGCTTTTGCGATTGTGTCAGCAACGACCGTACTCATTATTGCCTGCCCCTGTGCGCTGGGCCTGGCTACCCCTATGTCAGTAATGGTTGGCGTAGGCAAGGCTGCCGAGGCTGGCGTGCTGATCCGTAATGGCGAAGCGTTGCAGACCGCATCGAAAGTCACGGCCATGATTTTGGATAAAACAGGGACCATCACACTAGGTCAACCTGCCGTCACTGATATTGAGCTGGTACACGAAAACAACGAGAGTAAGGTTCTGCGGTTGGCAGCCAGCCTGGAAGCAGGATCTGAACATCCGTTGGCTTTATCGATTATCGAGTCGGCAAAGAGTCGAGGTCTTGAGCTCGAGCCTGTTGAACAGTTTCACTCAGTTACCGGTCATGGTGTCGAGGGTATTGTCGATGGTCATGCCTTATTGTTTGGTAATGAAAAACTGATGCGTGATAGGGGAGTCGATATTGAGCAATACCTTCCAAGCGCACAGCGTATGGCATCGCTTGCACAAACGCCAATGTATCTAGCGGTTGATGATCAGCTAGCCGCGATTATCGCCGTATCTGACCCCATTAAAGAGGACTCCATTGAAGCAATAAAACGTCTTCAGAAAAATGGTGTGCGCGTTGTCATGCTGACAGGTGACAACCGGGCTACCGCAAAAGCAGTCGCAGAAAAAGTCGGTATTACCGAGTATTTTGCCGAAGTTCTGCCCGATCAAAAATCTGACAAGGTCGCTGAATTGCAGGGACAAGGCGAGATCGTAGGCATGACCGGCGACGGTATTAACGACGCCCCAGCCTTGGCCTTGGCGAACGTCGGTTTTGCCATTGGCACGGGTACGGATGTCGCCATTGAAAGTGCAGATATTACCTTGATGCGGGGTTCCCTGCATGGCTTGGCTGATGCCATTGCGGTCAGTAAGGCGACGCTCAGCAATATCAAGCAAAACCTATTGGGAGCCTTTATCTATAACGTAGCCGGTGTGCCGGTCGCGGCTGGTGTGCTGTATCCGTTCCTGGGATTGCTGCTAAGTCCAGTCATTGCAGGTGCAGCGATGGCCTTTTCATCGCTGACTGTGGTGACCAATGCAAATCGTCTGCGCTTATTTACAGCGCAGAAGCATTAG
- a CDS encoding methyltransferase family protein has protein sequence MHEHESYGLWVLVILNSAIFIFFAFSFTKPKTQRDWRSLGAFSAFIVALFTEMYGFPLTIYFLSGWLAEKYPGVDFLAHENGHLLHTLFGFEGNAHFDPLHIASNVLIVLGFFLLASAWSVLHKAQQAGALATSGWYARMRHPQYVAFVLIMFGFLLQWPTIPTLVMFPILLVVYLRLSKAEERQAIEQFGDQYIHYRNNTPAFIPKLGPIQEGNIYEQ, from the coding sequence ATGCATGAGCACGAATCATACGGTTTATGGGTCTTGGTGATTCTGAATTCGGCAATATTTATCTTCTTTGCATTCAGTTTCACCAAGCCAAAGACTCAGCGGGACTGGCGTAGTCTTGGGGCATTTTCCGCGTTTATTGTCGCCTTGTTTACGGAAATGTATGGCTTCCCGCTCACCATTTACTTCCTGTCCGGTTGGTTGGCTGAGAAATATCCCGGTGTTGATTTTCTGGCCCATGAAAACGGCCACCTGCTGCATACGCTCTTCGGTTTTGAGGGCAACGCACATTTTGATCCGTTACATATCGCCAGCAATGTGCTAATCGTGTTGGGGTTCTTCCTATTGGCGTCTGCCTGGAGCGTTTTACACAAGGCACAGCAGGCTGGTGCACTCGCGACGTCGGGATGGTATGCACGCATGCGCCATCCTCAATACGTCGCTTTTGTCCTGATTATGTTTGGCTTTTTGTTGCAATGGCCAACCATTCCCACGCTGGTCATGTTTCCCATTTTGTTGGTGGTGTATCTCCGGCTTTCAAAAGCGGAAGAGCGTCAGGCAATCGAGCAGTTTGGTGATCAGTACATTCACTACAGGAATAACACTCCAGCGTTTATTCCCAAATTAGGGCCAATACAGGAGGGAAATATTTATGAACAGTAA
- a CDS encoding DUF2933 domain-containing protein — MAQKQSFWFSSNGLAALTLIGAVSYFLFMEHREHLFQFLPFLILLLCPLMHIFMHRGHGHGGHGGHGEDNARNGQNDLGYQKGYEDGLRDREEQEKNQ; from the coding sequence ATGGCACAAAAACAATCATTCTGGTTTAGCTCCAATGGTTTGGCAGCCCTGACCTTAATCGGTGCCGTCAGCTATTTCCTGTTTATGGAGCATCGTGAACACCTGTTTCAGTTTTTGCCTTTTCTGATTTTGTTGCTGTGCCCGCTGATGCACATCTTTATGCATAGAGGCCATGGTCATGGGGGACACGGTGGGCATGGAGAAGATAACGCCCGAAATGGGCAAAACGATCTTGGTTATCAAAAGGGTTATGAAGATGGCCTTCGTGATCGCGAAGAACAAGAGAAAAACCAATAG
- the radC gene encoding RadC family protein — MKTVKPSNEMYSTETAFEQENQLIAEAKHLLYARLKTRDQVFSSPHEVRDYLRLQLAGQQREVFSCLFVDSQYRLIEYREMFAGTIDGCSVYPREVVKAALQVNAAAVIFAHNHPSGVAEPSQSDRNITQRLKEALSLIDIRVLDHFIVGDETVESFAERGLL, encoded by the coding sequence ATGAAAACCGTTAAACCTTCGAATGAAATGTATTCTACCGAAACGGCATTCGAGCAGGAAAACCAACTGATTGCTGAAGCCAAACACTTGCTCTATGCACGACTGAAAACCCGTGACCAGGTGTTTAGTTCCCCGCATGAAGTACGCGACTATCTGCGCTTACAGCTAGCAGGCCAGCAGCGAGAAGTATTTAGCTGCCTGTTTGTTGATAGCCAATATAGACTGATTGAGTATCGGGAAATGTTTGCGGGCACCATTGATGGTTGCAGTGTTTATCCCCGTGAAGTGGTCAAGGCCGCTTTGCAGGTGAATGCTGCTGCAGTGATTTTTGCTCACAATCATCCATCTGGAGTGGCTGAGCCCAGTCAGAGTGATAGAAATATCACACAACGGCTGAAAGAGGCTTTGTCATTGATAGATATCCGGGTACTGGATCACTTTATAGTAGGTGATGAGACAGTGGAATCGTTTGCTGAGCGAGGGTTGCTTTAG
- a CDS encoding MerR family transcriptional regulator, translating to MKTVTEIARRFNVSADTIRHYTKLGLLSPERDTANGYRRYGIQQERRLRFLLSAKRLGFSLKDIREILDMAASGDTPCPIVRKLIDQRLEAIREEMRDAQKLMARMESASSDWRDLPDRVPSGESICHLIETWDSANSFGDHAISTAD from the coding sequence ATGAAAACGGTAACTGAAATCGCCAGACGATTTAACGTCAGTGCTGACACGATCCGGCACTACACCAAGCTGGGTTTGCTTTCACCGGAGCGGGATACGGCCAATGGCTATCGGCGCTATGGAATACAGCAAGAGAGGCGTTTGCGTTTTCTGTTGTCGGCCAAAAGGCTGGGTTTTAGCTTGAAAGATATTCGAGAAATCCTGGATATGGCGGCGTCCGGCGATACCCCTTGTCCAATAGTTCGAAAGCTGATCGACCAGAGATTAGAGGCCATACGCGAAGAGATGCGCGATGCGCAGAAGCTGATGGCGCGTATGGAGTCGGCTTCGAGTGATTGGCGTGATTTACCTGATCGTGTTCCATCAGGGGAGAGTATTTGTCACCTAATCGAAACCTGGGATAGCGCCAACAGTTTTGGCGATCATGCTATCTCCACAGCGGACTAG
- a CDS encoding DUF3577 domain-containing protein: protein MSKPTENTTTSSATAENNRYFNEYANGIGYLNSIREFGAEGKPERYAAQVSVIQGPADNVHYEYHDLVISSETVLGVVLEHREAIEAEDANVLIRFNMANPRAKAFIYKQGERAGELGAAIGGFLTRILSMKINGELVYEDQRTFDDHEGTPQVANG from the coding sequence ATGAGTAAACCAACTGAAAATACAACAACGTCCTCTGCTACTGCAGAAAACAATCGGTACTTCAACGAGTATGCCAATGGCATCGGTTATCTGAACAGCATTCGTGAATTCGGTGCTGAAGGTAAACCTGAGCGCTATGCAGCTCAAGTATCGGTTATCCAGGGGCCAGCGGATAACGTGCACTATGAATATCATGATCTCGTTATTTCGTCTGAAACCGTGCTCGGTGTTGTGTTAGAACACCGGGAAGCTATCGAAGCCGAGGATGCCAATGTGCTGATTCGCTTCAATATGGCTAACCCTCGTGCCAAAGCATTCATCTATAAACAAGGTGAACGTGCCGGTGAATTGGGGGCTGCGATAGGTGGCTTCTTGACGCGCATTCTCTCTATGAAAATCAACGGTGAACTGGTCTATGAAGACCAACGTACTTTTGATGATCATGAGGGCACGCCTCAAGTCGCAAATGGATAA
- a CDS encoding STY4526/YPO1902 family pathogenicity island replication protein has protein sequence MANFEDKMCRSAAKTLMSSLESLHSIHFETHKLSDELLTTLSKLNLTEQKSLVNRARYFLKVGVDEKALTRQLKELEDKREARELEDIYLFHGAPLVLMRRLFGMHASEFSRRRNVLNIRGVGSGRPPLCDESSDHRIWKLWQHHKQLEERERFLKIADETSLDLHLIWSALREHIDS, from the coding sequence ATGGCTAATTTTGAAGATAAGATGTGTCGCTCTGCGGCTAAAACATTGATGTCATCCCTAGAGTCTCTTCACTCTATTCATTTTGAAACGCATAAGCTTTCCGATGAACTACTCACCACGCTGTCCAAACTCAATCTCACCGAACAAAAATCGCTTGTAAACCGCGCTCGCTACTTTCTCAAAGTGGGCGTAGATGAAAAAGCACTGACAAGACAGCTAAAAGAGTTGGAAGACAAACGTGAAGCGCGTGAGTTAGAAGATATTTATCTTTTTCATGGCGCACCATTGGTTCTTATGCGTCGGTTATTTGGCATGCATGCTTCAGAGTTCTCCCGTCGCCGAAATGTTCTTAATATTCGTGGAGTAGGTAGTGGTAGGCCACCTCTATGTGACGAATCCTCCGATCATCGGATTTGGAAGCTTTGGCAGCACCATAAACAACTGGAGGAACGTGAACGTTTTCTCAAAATAGCCGACGAAACCAGTCTGGATCTTCACCTTATATGGAGCGCTTTACGCGAGCATATTGACAGTTGA
- a CDS encoding porin family protein: MNINRVAKTIVFAVVASSFSTAALAEPSVEELAERLERMQQEMDQLKQQLKNSATKEEVQVIKKDVATAGEWLQPDTLIHMAGYADVGYTDSESEDGSFNVGTFAPIFHFQYRDLVMLESELEFEVGDDGETETNLEYLTIDWFINDYMVLVGGKFLSPIGQFRQNLHPSWINKLPSAPPGFGHDGAAPVSDVGFQLRGGFPIGAIRTNYAVYISNGPELIAEFEDGEFELDGVEAEGFGSDGDGEKVVGGRLGIIPFSGFELGLSAASGKATVTSIEDGDSSALSDEGARDYDVIGADFSWQYKAFNLRGEYVETEVGADTGSGTAASEGATWETWYTQGAYRFNQSKWELVARYTDFDSPHNSQDQQQWAIGTNYLFTNNFIGKLSYEFNDGQAGSDADQDRFLFQMAYGF; the protein is encoded by the coding sequence ATGAACATCAATAGAGTAGCAAAAACTATCGTATTCGCTGTCGTCGCTTCCAGTTTTTCAACGGCGGCATTAGCTGAACCCTCGGTTGAAGAGTTGGCCGAGCGCTTGGAGCGTATGCAACAGGAAATGGATCAGCTTAAACAGCAGCTTAAGAATAGTGCGACTAAAGAAGAAGTCCAGGTCATCAAAAAGGATGTCGCTACCGCTGGTGAATGGCTACAGCCCGATACGTTGATCCACATGGCTGGCTATGCCGATGTGGGCTACACCGATTCGGAATCGGAAGATGGTAGCTTTAATGTTGGCACCTTCGCACCCATTTTTCACTTTCAGTATCGCGATTTGGTAATGCTTGAATCAGAACTGGAGTTTGAAGTAGGGGATGATGGTGAGACGGAGACTAATCTTGAATACCTGACCATCGACTGGTTTATCAATGACTATATGGTCTTAGTGGGCGGGAAGTTCTTAAGTCCTATTGGCCAATTTCGGCAAAACCTACACCCTTCCTGGATCAATAAACTGCCTTCGGCACCACCTGGGTTCGGCCATGATGGTGCCGCCCCGGTCTCTGATGTAGGTTTCCAGTTGCGTGGCGGGTTTCCAATTGGCGCGATTAGGACTAACTACGCTGTTTATATCAGCAATGGCCCGGAATTAATCGCCGAATTCGAGGATGGTGAATTCGAACTGGATGGCGTTGAGGCAGAGGGATTTGGCTCTGATGGCGACGGTGAGAAAGTTGTGGGCGGACGCCTCGGTATTATTCCCTTTTCGGGGTTTGAGCTAGGTCTGTCGGCGGCAAGCGGTAAAGCAACGGTGACTTCAATTGAAGATGGTGACAGTAGTGCGCTGAGTGACGAAGGTGCACGTGATTATGACGTAATCGGAGCGGATTTTAGCTGGCAATACAAAGCGTTCAATCTACGCGGTGAGTATGTTGAGACGGAAGTTGGTGCTGATACCGGTAGCGGTACCGCCGCATCAGAAGGCGCGACTTGGGAGACTTGGTACACCCAGGGAGCCTATCGATTCAATCAATCCAAATGGGAATTAGTCGCCCGCTATACGGATTTCGACTCGCCCCATAACAGCCAAGACCAACAGCAATGGGCTATAGGGACCAACTATCTCTTTACCAATAACTTTATCGGTAAGCTCAGTTACGAATTCAACGATGGGCAGGCAGGCAGTGATGCCGATCAGGATAGATTCCTATTTCAAATGGCTTATGGCTTCTAA
- a CDS encoding copper resistance system multicopper oxidase: MKNSLQDETLLEPLLISRRRFVTGIAAGSALLGLGLRSGLSMASPSNRLGPTTLRGNEFDLNIGYQPVNFTGKNRMATAINGSVPSPVLRWREGDRVKLRVKNNLAEDSSIHWHGIILPTDMDGVPGLSFNGIKPGETFEYQFDINQSGTYWYHSHSGFQEPTGMYGAIIIDPKDPDPVSYDRDYVVMLSDWSDEDPQAIYAKLKKLSHYYNFRERTVGDLWRDIKDKGVAQAWNERSMWNQMRMSETDISDVTGYTYTYLMNGVTPDEGWVGLFKRGEKVRLRFINGSSMTIFDVRIPGLKMTVVAADGQNIEPVTIDEFRIGVAETYDVVVEPSNDSAYTVFAQSIDRTGYTRGTLTPDIGLTPSVPAMDDAPTLGHRDMGMGMDHSMHGMTGMAGKAAMDHSAHDMSDMPGMDHDQHQMSGMKTMEHKNHGKKVEALGKAGFGSTREITHVASETGPHVDMRAESPQSGLNDPGIGLRNHQQNYGRRVLTYGDIKNLYPTSDPREPTREIELHLTGNMSRYMWSMNGIKFTDADPLHLKYGERVRITLVNDTMMSHPMHLHGMWSELETGDPKAIPRKHTVIVQPGSKISYLVTADAIGRWAFHCHLVYHMPGMFREVRVS; encoded by the coding sequence ATGAAAAACAGTTTGCAAGACGAAACACTATTGGAGCCGCTTTTAATATCCCGCCGACGATTTGTGACAGGCATTGCAGCGGGTAGTGCCCTTTTGGGTTTAGGGCTTAGATCGGGATTATCAATGGCATCGCCCTCAAATCGTCTGGGGCCAACGACGCTAAGAGGAAATGAGTTTGATCTGAACATAGGCTATCAACCGGTGAATTTCACTGGTAAGAATCGTATGGCGACGGCTATCAATGGTTCAGTGCCATCGCCGGTATTGCGTTGGCGTGAGGGTGACCGAGTGAAGTTACGGGTTAAGAATAACCTTGCTGAAGATAGTTCTATTCATTGGCATGGCATTATCTTACCAACGGACATGGATGGCGTGCCCGGTCTTAGTTTCAACGGCATAAAGCCGGGTGAAACTTTTGAGTACCAGTTCGATATTAATCAAAGTGGTACCTATTGGTACCACAGTCACTCGGGCTTTCAGGAGCCGACAGGGATGTACGGTGCGATCATCATTGACCCCAAAGACCCCGACCCCGTTAGTTATGATCGAGATTATGTGGTCATGTTGTCGGATTGGTCTGATGAAGACCCGCAGGCGATTTACGCTAAATTAAAAAAACTCAGTCATTACTACAACTTTCGTGAACGCACAGTTGGCGATCTCTGGCGGGATATTAAGGATAAAGGTGTCGCGCAGGCATGGAATGAGCGCTCTATGTGGAATCAAATGCGCATGAGTGAGACCGATATATCCGATGTTACGGGTTACACCTATACCTATTTAATGAACGGTGTCACCCCTGATGAGGGTTGGGTCGGTCTGTTTAAACGCGGTGAAAAGGTACGTTTACGATTTATCAATGGCTCGTCAATGACCATTTTTGACGTGCGTATTCCTGGTTTAAAAATGACAGTAGTGGCCGCTGATGGTCAGAATATTGAGCCGGTGACGATCGACGAATTTCGTATCGGTGTTGCCGAGACCTACGATGTTGTTGTCGAGCCCAGTAATGACAGCGCGTATACCGTTTTTGCACAAAGCATTGACCGTACAGGTTATACCCGTGGCACATTAACACCGGATATCGGGCTGACCCCATCGGTACCCGCCATGGACGATGCACCAACATTAGGGCACCGTGATATGGGCATGGGTATGGATCACAGCATGCACGGTATGACTGGTATGGCGGGAAAGGCCGCTATGGATCACAGCGCGCACGACATGAGCGACATGCCAGGTATGGATCATGATCAACATCAGATGAGCGGCATGAAGACCATGGAGCACAAAAACCATGGGAAAAAAGTAGAAGCGTTAGGGAAAGCTGGCTTTGGCAGCACTCGTGAAATAACCCATGTTGCCAGTGAAACGGGCCCTCATGTTGATATGCGTGCTGAGAGCCCTCAAAGCGGTTTGAATGACCCAGGTATTGGTTTGCGAAATCACCAGCAGAATTATGGACGAAGGGTACTGACTTATGGCGACATTAAAAATCTATATCCAACATCTGATCCACGTGAACCCACTCGGGAAATAGAACTGCATCTCACCGGTAATATGAGCCGCTATATGTGGTCAATGAATGGGATTAAGTTTACTGATGCTGACCCCTTACACTTGAAATACGGCGAGCGTGTACGAATCACACTGGTAAACGACACCATGATGAGCCACCCCATGCATCTACATGGCATGTGGAGTGAGCTGGAAACTGGTGATCCGAAGGCTATTCCTCGCAAGCATACGGTGATCGTTCAGCCGGGATCAAAAATTAGCTATTTAGTCACTGCTGACGCCATTGGACGTTGGGCTTTCCACTGTCATTTGGTGTATCACATGCCCGGTATGTTTCGCGAAGTGCGAGTGAGCTAA
- a CDS encoding DUF411 domain-containing protein translates to MKWVVRSLGWFATTTLLLMSVVACSDKESLTTASNSITSEIVSLDVYKSRTCGCCKKWISHIEDFGFESEVHHPANLNKIKADKGIEPRYQSCHTAVSSDGYVFEGHIPGHIIQQFLAAPPKDAIGLAVPGMPVGSPGMEVGDRRDEYDVLLLSKDGSHTVYEHINGKR, encoded by the coding sequence ATGAAATGGGTTGTTAGAAGTTTGGGGTGGTTTGCCACCACCACGCTGTTACTGATGAGTGTTGTTGCGTGTTCCGATAAGGAAAGTTTAACCACTGCATCAAATTCAATTACCAGCGAAATAGTCTCTCTGGATGTCTATAAAAGTCGAACTTGCGGTTGCTGCAAAAAGTGGATCTCGCATATCGAGGATTTCGGCTTTGAATCCGAAGTACATCACCCGGCGAATTTGAACAAGATAAAAGCTGATAAAGGCATAGAGCCACGTTATCAGTCCTGCCATACCGCTGTCTCAAGTGATGGCTATGTATTTGAAGGCCATATCCCTGGCCATATCATCCAGCAGTTTCTTGCCGCCCCCCCTAAAGATGCCATTGGTTTGGCTGTACCTGGTATGCCCGTGGGTAGCCCTGGTATGGAGGTGGGTGATCGCCGTGACGAATACGATGTATTGCTTTTAAGCAAAGATGGTAGCCACACAGTTTATGAGCATATCAATGGAAAGCGCTAG